The proteins below come from a single Flavobacterium lindanitolerans genomic window:
- the hppD gene encoding 4-hydroxyphenylpyruvate dioxygenase: MSKEVKSVEYGLEKIFEGAQDFLPLLGTDYVELYVGNAKQAAHYYKTAFGFQSLAYAGLETGVRDRASYVLKQDKIRLVLTTPLNGDSVLNDHLRKHGDGVKVAALWVEDARSAFEETTKRGAKPFMEPTVEKDEFGEVVRAGIYTYGETVHMFVERKNYTGVFLPGYKEWKSDYNPEPTGFKYIDHMVGNVGWGEMNTWVKWYEDVMGFVNFLSFDDKQINTEYSALMSKVMSNGNGRIKFPINEPAEGKKKSQIEEYLEFYGGPGIQHIAIATDDIIKTVSQLKARGVEFLSAPPKAYYEAVPERLGEHMKMMKEDLNEIEKLAIMVDADEEGYLLQIFTKPVQDRPTLFFEIIQRMGARGFGAGNFKALFESIEREQEKRGTL; encoded by the coding sequence ATGAGTAAAGAAGTAAAATCAGTAGAATACGGATTAGAAAAAATATTTGAAGGGGCACAGGATTTCCTTCCGCTGTTAGGAACAGATTATGTTGAATTGTATGTAGGCAATGCAAAACAGGCTGCACATTATTATAAAACAGCTTTCGGTTTCCAGTCATTGGCCTATGCCGGTTTGGAAACAGGAGTTCGCGACAGGGCTTCCTATGTTTTAAAACAGGATAAAATCCGTTTGGTGTTGACTACACCTTTAAACGGAGATTCAGTATTGAATGACCACCTCAGAAAACATGGAGATGGTGTGAAAGTGGCTGCGCTTTGGGTAGAAGATGCAAGAAGTGCATTTGAAGAAACTACAAAAAGAGGCGCAAAACCTTTCATGGAGCCAACTGTTGAAAAAGATGAATTCGGAGAAGTGGTTCGTGCCGGAATCTATACCTATGGCGAAACAGTCCATATGTTCGTAGAAAGAAAAAACTATACAGGCGTATTCCTGCCGGGATATAAAGAATGGAAATCAGATTACAACCCGGAGCCAACAGGTTTCAAATACATTGACCACATGGTTGGAAACGTAGGTTGGGGCGAAATGAATACGTGGGTGAAATGGTATGAAGATGTAATGGGGTTTGTAAACTTCCTTTCGTTCGATGACAAGCAAATCAACACAGAGTATTCTGCTTTGATGAGTAAAGTAATGTCAAACGGAAACGGAAGAATCAAATTCCCTATCAACGAGCCTGCTGAAGGAAAGAAAAAATCACAGATTGAAGAATATTTGGAATTCTATGGCGGCCCTGGTATACAGCACATCGCTATAGCAACAGACGATATCATCAAAACGGTTTCTCAATTGAAAGCTCGTGGAGTAGAGTTCTTATCGGCTCCGCCAAAAGCCTATTATGAAGCAGTTCCGGAAAGATTGGGCGAGCACATGAAAATGATGAAGGAAGACCTGAATGAAATTGAAAAACTGGCAATCATGGTTGATGCTGATGAGGAAGGGTATCTTCTTCAGATTTTCACAAAACCGGTTCAGGACCGTCCAACACTGTTTTTTGAAATCATTCAGAGAATGGGAGCCCGCGGATTCGGAGCAGGAAACTTCAAGGCTTTATTCGAATCTATCGAAAGAGAGCAAGAAAAAAGAGGAACTTTATAG
- a CDS encoding amino acid permease, whose translation MSIWKRKSLPQLLAEASEDEKGLKKTLTAPGLVALGIGAIIGAGLFSITGLAASMNAGPAITISFLVAAFGCVFAGLCYAEFSSMIPVAGSAYTYSFATMGEFVAWIIGWDLVLEYAVGAATVSISWSRYLGKFLSSYGIHLDESYMLSPFEGGIINLPAVLIVMVMSLVLIRGTKESAFVNGIIVLLKVSVVLIFIAVGWQYIRPENYTPYIPENTGTFGEFGFSGIIRAAAIVFFAYIGFDAVSTAAQEAKNPKRDMPIGILLSLAICTVLYVLFAHVMTGVVNYQAFAGKDGIAPVAIAVEAMGSAGADGMITPAYPWLNNAILLAILGGYASVILVMLMGQSRVFFSMSKDGLMPKVFSEVHSKFRTPAKNNFLFMVIVSLFAAFVPARVVGEMTSIGTLFAFILVCIGVLIMRKKMPDAPRAFRTPLVPFVPIAGVLVCLFMMVFLPLDTWIRLIVWMMIGFDLYLFYGMKHSILNKGNFSLDSFKVVAGSGLGMVVALVIVAIIHHRDPNIDDTFLYYFSLIFAAIHALIYAYSYKKSR comes from the coding sequence ATGTCTATTTGGAAAAGAAAATCATTACCACAATTACTGGCAGAAGCATCGGAAGATGAAAAAGGCTTAAAGAAAACATTAACCGCACCAGGATTAGTAGCCTTAGGAATAGGAGCGATAATAGGAGCCGGATTATTTTCGATAACAGGTCTTGCCGCATCGATGAATGCAGGTCCTGCAATTACGATTTCTTTTTTAGTAGCCGCATTTGGCTGTGTTTTTGCCGGTTTATGCTATGCGGAATTTTCTTCAATGATTCCGGTAGCCGGAAGTGCCTATACCTATTCCTTCGCGACAATGGGAGAATTTGTTGCCTGGATTATTGGTTGGGATTTGGTGCTGGAATATGCGGTTGGTGCCGCTACGGTTTCGATTAGCTGGTCCAGATATCTCGGAAAATTTCTAAGCAGTTACGGCATCCATCTGGATGAATCCTATATGCTTTCGCCGTTTGAAGGCGGAATAATCAATCTTCCTGCCGTATTGATTGTTATGGTGATGTCGCTGGTATTGATTAGAGGAACCAAAGAATCGGCTTTCGTAAACGGAATCATCGTGCTTTTAAAAGTCAGCGTTGTATTGATTTTTATTGCTGTTGGATGGCAATATATCAGACCTGAAAACTATACACCTTATATTCCTGAAAATACAGGAACCTTTGGCGAATTTGGTTTTTCCGGAATTATCAGGGCAGCAGCTATTGTATTCTTTGCTTATATTGGTTTTGATGCTGTTTCTACGGCAGCCCAGGAGGCTAAAAACCCAAAAAGAGACATGCCTATAGGAATATTATTGTCTTTGGCAATCTGTACAGTTTTATATGTTCTTTTTGCCCACGTTATGACAGGGGTGGTAAATTATCAGGCATTTGCCGGAAAAGACGGTATCGCACCTGTGGCAATTGCAGTAGAAGCGATGGGTTCTGCCGGAGCAGACGGAATGATTACGCCAGCCTATCCATGGCTTAACAATGCGATTCTTTTGGCGATTTTAGGAGGTTATGCTTCTGTAATTTTAGTGATGCTTATGGGGCAGAGCCGTGTATTCTTCTCGATGAGTAAAGACGGTCTGATGCCAAAAGTGTTTTCTGAAGTACATTCAAAATTCAGAACTCCTGCAAAAAACAACTTCCTTTTCATGGTAATCGTGAGCCTTTTCGCGGCCTTTGTGCCTGCCAGGGTTGTAGGGGAAATGACAAGTATCGGAACATTATTCGCTTTCATATTAGTTTGTATTGGCGTATTGATAATGCGTAAAAAAATGCCGGATGCACCAAGAGCGTTCAGAACACCTTTGGTTCCTTTTGTGCCTATTGCCGGTGTACTGGTTTGCTTGTTTATGATGGTATTTTTACCATTGGATACCTGGATTCGATTAATCGTTTGGATGATGATTGGCTTTGACCTTTACCTGTTTTACGGAATGAAACATAGTATCCTGAATAAAGGGAACTTCAGCTTAGACAGCTTTAAAGTAGTAGCCGGTTCCGGATTAGGAATGGTTGTAGCCTTAGTGATAGTGGCAATCATCCACCATAGAGACCCGAACATAGATGATACTTTCTTGTATTATTTCTCATTGATTTTCGCGGCAATTCATGCCCTGATTTATGCTTACAGCTATAAAAAAAGCAGATAG
- a CDS encoding DedA family protein → MDNFDWKQLINPEFYIAMELGGVSVGLYVVLFIVFAETGLFAGFFLPGDSLLFLAGIYSRELVENLVIIESDFGNVALLATLVAISGIIGNTVGYWFGAKSGWYLYKKEDSFWFKKKYLEQSRVFFEKYGGKAIIIARFMPILRTFAPIIAGIVQMDKKRFIFYNILSSFLWAFSLIMAGHYLYGLFLSKFDIDLKSHIEIIILIIVAATTIPLVVKFLKGNKETPENNTEE, encoded by the coding sequence ATGGATAATTTTGATTGGAAACAGCTCATTAACCCTGAATTCTACATTGCAATGGAACTTGGGGGCGTTAGCGTTGGACTGTATGTTGTGCTTTTTATTGTTTTTGCAGAAACGGGATTGTTTGCCGGGTTTTTCCTTCCGGGTGACAGCCTTCTTTTTCTTGCCGGAATCTACAGCCGTGAACTTGTAGAAAATCTTGTTATCATTGAAAGTGACTTTGGCAACGTGGCTTTACTGGCTACATTGGTTGCTATTTCCGGAATTATCGGAAACACGGTGGGTTATTGGTTTGGTGCAAAAAGCGGATGGTATCTTTATAAAAAAGAGGACAGTTTCTGGTTCAAGAAAAAGTATCTGGAGCAGTCGCGCGTATTTTTTGAAAAATACGGTGGGAAAGCGATTATCATTGCACGTTTCATGCCTATCCTGAGAACCTTTGCCCCGATTATTGCCGGAATCGTGCAAATGGACAAAAAACGTTTCATATTCTACAATATACTAAGTTCTTTCTTATGGGCTTTCAGCTTAATTATGGCTGGGCATTACCTTTACGGTTTGTTTTTAAGCAAATTTGACATTGATTTAAAGAGTCATATTGAAATCATTATCCTTATCATTGTAGCGGCTACTACCATTCCGCTAGTGGTGAAATTTTTGAAAGGAAACAAAGAAACTCCGGAAAACAATACAGAAGAATAA
- a CDS encoding M23 family metallopeptidase, translating to MKYAVLTLLLLFTLVSCNKEEKSEKENNIKEVPVKEPIVVEFGFTLNDFLVVNDTVKSGDTFGTLMDKHNLGKYKVHEITEKARDSFNFRDIRAGRPYTILKTKTAPNTVQVFIYQPDNIHYNVIDLRDSIVAYRNKKPITIKRRTIATEIESSLSETLSKAGVDASLAQNLADIYAYSVDFFKIQKGDKFAVTFNEKYISDTIYAGVESLEASFFEYKGKKIYAFPFKQDTTAKKVNYYDEEGKVLKTMFLKAPLKFGFRISSKFSTRRFHPVQQRFKAHNGTDYAAPAGTPIITTATGVVEKTGYTAGNGNFVKVKHNSTYSTQYLHMSKILVRKGQRVSQGDVIGKVGSTGLATGPHVCYRFWKNGVQVDALKQKLPNSIPMDAKYKPRFMAEMAPLKKELDSIAAIKFKK from the coding sequence TTGAAATACGCTGTTTTAACCTTACTATTGCTATTTACCCTGGTTTCCTGTAACAAGGAAGAAAAGTCCGAAAAAGAAAATAATATTAAAGAAGTTCCTGTAAAAGAGCCAATCGTTGTTGAATTTGGTTTTACACTAAATGATTTTTTGGTTGTGAATGATACAGTCAAAAGTGGCGATACGTTTGGAACATTGATGGACAAACATAATCTGGGCAAATACAAAGTACACGAAATAACAGAAAAAGCCAGAGATTCTTTTAACTTCAGAGATATCCGTGCCGGTAGACCTTATACCATCCTAAAAACAAAAACAGCACCCAATACGGTTCAGGTTTTTATTTACCAACCGGATAATATTCATTACAACGTTATTGATTTAAGAGATTCTATTGTGGCCTATAGAAATAAAAAACCAATAACAATTAAAAGAAGAACAATAGCTACGGAAATCGAAAGTTCATTGTCTGAAACCCTGAGCAAGGCAGGCGTTGACGCTTCACTCGCTCAAAATCTTGCTGATATTTATGCTTATTCTGTCGACTTCTTCAAAATTCAGAAAGGCGATAAGTTTGCTGTTACTTTTAATGAGAAATACATCAGCGACACAATTTATGCAGGTGTAGAAAGCCTGGAAGCTTCCTTTTTTGAATACAAAGGAAAAAAAATCTATGCCTTTCCGTTCAAGCAGGATACTACGGCAAAAAAAGTAAACTACTATGACGAGGAAGGAAAAGTGCTCAAGACGATGTTCCTGAAAGCACCTTTAAAATTCGGATTCAGGATTTCCTCAAAATTTTCAACAAGAAGATTCCATCCCGTACAACAGCGATTCAAAGCCCATAACGGTACTGATTATGCAGCGCCGGCGGGAACGCCAATTATAACGACGGCAACCGGTGTGGTTGAAAAAACTGGATATACCGCCGGAAACGGAAACTTTGTAAAAGTCAAACACAATTCGACCTATTCGACGCAATACCTCCATATGTCTAAAATATTGGTTCGAAAAGGACAACGGGTTTCTCAGGGCGATGTTATTGGAAAAGTAGGAAGTACAGGTCTGGCAACCGGACCGCACGTTTGTTACCGTTTCTGGAAAAACGGCGTACAGGTTGATGCCCTTAAACAGAAACTCCCGAATTCAATCCCGATGGATGCGAAATACAAGCCTAGATTCATGGCTGAAATGGCACCTCTCAAAAAAGAATTAGACAGCATCGCTGCAATTAAATTCAAAAAGTAA
- a CDS encoding DUF3108 domain-containing protein, with translation MKKIIILLLFATANLQAQDNKAFDVGEWFKFRIHYGLVNAGYATLEVKEATKNGKKVFHAVGNGYTTGMTKFFFKVNDDYQSYFDKKTGQPYQFVRKINEGGYTKNQEGFFNQSANNVLVKDYKKNSEKTISVPENVQDIVSSFYFLRNHPTIDKLKVGESIVIDMFFDDETTKFKLKFMGREVLKTKFGKVNTMIFRPYVQAGRVFKEEESLTVWISDDENRIPLRIKASLAVGSLKADLDGYKGLIHPFKIIADK, from the coding sequence ATGAAAAAGATTATAATATTATTATTGTTTGCAACTGCGAACCTTCAGGCCCAGGACAATAAAGCTTTTGATGTTGGTGAATGGTTCAAATTCAGAATACATTACGGCCTGGTCAATGCGGGTTACGCCACGCTTGAAGTCAAAGAAGCTACCAAAAACGGGAAAAAAGTTTTCCATGCTGTAGGAAACGGTTATACGACCGGCATGACAAAATTTTTCTTTAAGGTAAATGACGATTACCAGAGTTATTTCGATAAGAAAACCGGACAGCCTTACCAATTTGTCAGAAAGATTAATGAAGGCGGCTATACCAAAAATCAGGAAGGTTTTTTTAACCAGTCAGCAAATAACGTACTGGTTAAAGACTACAAGAAAAATTCGGAAAAAACCATTTCTGTTCCTGAGAACGTTCAGGACATAGTTTCCTCATTCTATTTTTTAAGAAACCACCCGACAATCGACAAATTAAAAGTAGGCGAGTCAATTGTTATTGATATGTTTTTTGACGACGAAACCACAAAGTTTAAGTTAAAATTTATGGGTCGAGAAGTTTTAAAAACTAAATTTGGAAAAGTAAATACGATGATCTTCAGGCCTTATGTTCAGGCAGGTCGCGTTTTTAAAGAAGAAGAAAGTTTAACAGTCTGGATTTCAGACGATGAGAATAGAATTCCGTTACGAATCAAGGCCAGTCTGGCCGTAGGTTCTCTTAAAGCCGATTTGGACGGATACAAAGGATTGATACATCCTTTCAAAATTATAGCAGATAAATAA
- the pgi gene encoding glucose-6-phosphate isomerase, whose translation MALGRTNPSGTVAWQKLREHFAEMQYASMQEMFANDSSRAEKFNLQWNNFLVDYSKNIITEETISLLLSLAEEVNLKDAIAKYFNGDSINETENRAVLHTALRAPESAVITADGQNVIPEVYRVKNKIKAFCDEVINGQRKGFTGKAFTDVVNIGIGGSDLGPAMVVEALQFYKNHLNVHFISNVDGDHVQEKIKNLNPETTLFVVVSKTFTTQETLSNSETVRKWFLKSAKQEDVAKHFVAVSTNIQKVTEFGINPDNVFPMWDWVGGRFSLWSAVGLSISLAVGFDNFNKLLKGANEMDEHFKSAEFNQNIPVVLALLSIWYNNFFGAESEALIPYTQYLQKLAPYLQQGIMESNGKSVGRDGNPVNYQTGTIIWGEPGTNSQHAFFQLIHQGTKLIPTDFIGFVKPLYGDEDHHNKLMSNFFAQTEALLNGKTEDQVRAEFTKTNFSSGAAEFLTPFKIFQGNKPTNTLLIQQLTPEALGSLISLYEHKIFVQGVIWNIFSYDQWGVELGKQLANSILDEINSGVVKQHDSSTALLLRYFLDKK comes from the coding sequence ATGGCTTTAGGCAGAACCAATCCGTCAGGAACAGTTGCTTGGCAAAAACTGCGTGAACATTTCGCTGAAATGCAATATGCTTCAATGCAGGAAATGTTTGCAAACGATAGCTCCAGAGCAGAAAAATTTAATCTTCAATGGAATAACTTTCTTGTAGATTATTCTAAAAATATTATCACAGAAGAAACAATAAGTTTGCTTTTGTCTTTGGCTGAGGAAGTAAATCTGAAAGATGCCATTGCCAAATATTTTAATGGCGACAGTATCAACGAAACCGAAAACCGGGCGGTACTTCATACTGCTTTACGTGCTCCTGAATCTGCTGTAATCACTGCAGACGGACAAAATGTAATACCGGAGGTATATCGCGTAAAAAACAAGATTAAGGCCTTTTGTGATGAGGTTATTAACGGACAAAGAAAAGGTTTCACCGGAAAAGCTTTTACAGATGTAGTAAACATTGGAATTGGGGGTTCAGATTTAGGACCGGCAATGGTTGTAGAAGCGCTTCAGTTTTATAAAAATCATCTGAATGTTCATTTTATCTCTAACGTTGATGGTGACCACGTACAGGAAAAAATCAAAAACCTAAATCCCGAAACGACACTTTTTGTAGTGGTTTCAAAAACATTTACCACCCAGGAAACGCTTTCAAACTCTGAAACGGTACGCAAATGGTTTTTAAAATCGGCTAAACAGGAAGATGTTGCCAAGCATTTTGTGGCTGTTTCTACAAATATCCAGAAAGTAACAGAATTCGGAATCAATCCGGATAATGTTTTTCCTATGTGGGACTGGGTTGGAGGAAGATTCTCTTTGTGGAGTGCTGTAGGCCTGTCCATCAGTTTGGCTGTAGGATTCGACAATTTCAATAAACTGCTGAAAGGTGCGAATGAAATGGATGAACATTTCAAATCGGCAGAATTCAACCAGAATATTCCGGTAGTTCTGGCACTTTTGAGCATTTGGTACAATAACTTTTTCGGAGCAGAAAGTGAAGCGCTGATTCCCTATACACAATACCTCCAGAAACTGGCACCCTACCTTCAACAGGGAATCATGGAAAGTAACGGAAAAAGCGTTGGCAGAGATGGTAATCCGGTAAACTACCAGACAGGAACAATCATTTGGGGCGAACCGGGAACCAATTCACAGCACGCGTTTTTCCAGCTAATCCACCAGGGAACCAAATTGATTCCTACTGATTTTATTGGTTTTGTAAAACCTCTATATGGAGATGAAGACCATCACAATAAACTAATGTCTAATTTCTTTGCCCAGACAGAAGCTTTGCTGAATGGAAAGACGGAAGACCAGGTAAGGGCAGAATTTACAAAAACAAACTTCTCCTCAGGAGCAGCAGAGTTCCTGACACCATTTAAGATTTTTCAGGGGAACAAGCCAACCAATACATTGCTAATCCAACAGCTAACGCCAGAAGCTTTAGGTTCACTGATTTCATTATATGAACATAAGATTTTTGTACAGGGCGTAATCTGGAATATTTTCAGTTATGACCAATGGGGTGTTGAACTTGGCAAACAATTAGCGAATTCAATTCTTGATGAAATCAATTCAGGTGTTGTAAAACAACATGACAGTTCAACGGCTCTTTTGTTGCGTTATTTTTTAGATAAGAAATAA
- a CDS encoding tryptophan 2,3-dioxygenase family protein, translated as MDITPNIKDQLDQLEEKFQAINQKTETHLEGLLWSKPITYWDYIQTDALLNLQIQRTTLPDEMVFIMYHQVNELLFKMILWEMEQLCHTPKPETSYFTEKLMRISRYFDMLTTSFDIMGDGMEIEQYMKFRNTLTPASGFQSAQYRLIEFCSTDLINLIDYRFRKTIDRNTPYEHALEHLYWQAAGKDYHTGEKSYLLKEFERKYKPQFLSYMEEYNTINVWRKFKELPEQDQKNEELIKAMRHYDHTVNITWVMQHLNTAKKYIDGSGKGDGEATGGSDWKKYMHPKYQRRIFFPELWSPEELASWGEEKNV; from the coding sequence ATGGATATTACTCCCAATATTAAAGATCAGTTAGATCAACTGGAAGAAAAATTTCAGGCAATAAATCAAAAAACCGAAACCCACCTCGAAGGGTTGCTTTGGTCCAAACCAATAACCTATTGGGACTATATTCAAACGGATGCCTTATTAAATTTACAGATTCAAAGAACAACATTACCAGATGAAATGGTTTTTATCATGTACCATCAGGTAAACGAGTTATTGTTCAAGATGATTTTATGGGAAATGGAACAGCTCTGCCATACCCCAAAACCGGAAACATCATATTTTACAGAAAAGCTGATGCGAATCAGCCGTTATTTCGATATGCTGACCACTTCATTCGACATTATGGGTGATGGAATGGAAATCGAACAATATATGAAATTCAGAAATACGCTGACTCCGGCCAGTGGTTTCCAAAGTGCACAATACAGATTGATTGAGTTTTGTTCTACAGACCTGATTAACCTGATTGATTATCGTTTCAGAAAAACAATTGACAGAAATACGCCTTATGAGCATGCCTTAGAACACCTTTATTGGCAGGCCGCAGGAAAAGATTATCATACCGGTGAAAAATCATACCTGCTTAAAGAATTTGAAAGAAAATACAAACCGCAGTTCTTAAGCTATATGGAAGAATACAATACGATAAACGTATGGCGTAAATTCAAAGAATTGCCGGAACAGGACCAGAAAAATGAAGAATTAATCAAAGCCATGCGCCATTATGACCATACGGTCAACATTACATGGGTCATGCAGCATTTGAATACCGCAAAAAAATATATTGACGGAAGCGGCAAAGGTGACGGAGAAGCCACCGGTGGAAGCGATTGGAAAAAATACATGCATCCAAAATACCAAAGAAGGATATTTTTTCCAGAATTATGGTCTCCGGAAGAGCTGGCCTCTTGGGGAGAAGAAAAAAACGTCTAA
- a CDS encoding homogentisate 1,2-dioxygenase — protein sequence MPLYHKLGNFPQKRHTQFEKPDGGLYYEQLFGTEGFHGHSSLLYHVHRPTQVKEIKASYSVEPKIAIGKNIKSLLFKGFELKPQEDFLDSRKAMLVNKDCTIGLAAPQKSLRDYFYKNADADEMIFIHRGKGTLRTMMGNIPFEYGDYLIIPRGIIYQIDFETSDNRLFYVESFAPFYTPKRYKNQSGQHLEHSPFCERDFKLPSELETYDEKGNFLIKIKKEGMIHEVVYATHPFDVVGWDGYNFPYGFSIHNFEPITGRVHLPPPIHQTFETSTFVVCSFCPRLYDYHPKSIPAPYNHSNIDSDEVLYYVDGDFMSRNNIEQGHITLHPKGIPHGPAPGAMERSIGKTETEELAVMVDTFRPLMVTEEAMGLDDGQYYKSWVE from the coding sequence ATGCCACTATATCATAAATTGGGGAATTTCCCCCAAAAGAGACATACGCAATTTGAAAAACCGGATGGCGGACTCTACTACGAGCAGCTTTTTGGTACAGAAGGTTTTCATGGGCATTCTTCTCTGTTATATCATGTTCACAGACCAACACAAGTGAAGGAAATCAAAGCTTCGTATTCGGTTGAACCTAAAATTGCCATTGGTAAAAACATCAAGTCATTACTGTTTAAAGGTTTCGAATTGAAGCCTCAGGAAGATTTTTTGGATAGCAGAAAAGCAATGCTTGTCAATAAGGATTGCACCATAGGTTTGGCGGCTCCACAAAAATCATTACGCGACTATTTCTATAAAAATGCCGATGCTGATGAAATGATTTTCATCCACAGAGGAAAAGGAACCCTGCGTACGATGATGGGAAATATACCTTTTGAATATGGAGACTATCTTATCATTCCAAGAGGGATTATCTACCAAATCGACTTTGAAACTTCGGATAACCGCTTGTTTTATGTAGAATCGTTTGCGCCTTTTTATACGCCAAAACGATATAAGAACCAATCCGGACAGCATTTGGAACATTCGCCATTCTGTGAAAGAGATTTCAAATTGCCATCCGAACTGGAAACCTACGATGAAAAAGGAAACTTCCTCATTAAAATTAAAAAAGAAGGAATGATTCATGAAGTAGTATATGCTACTCACCCTTTTGACGTAGTAGGCTGGGACGGATATAACTTTCCTTACGGGTTCAGTATTCATAACTTTGAACCAATAACAGGACGCGTGCATTTGCCACCGCCAATACACCAGACTTTTGAAACATCAACTTTTGTTGTTTGTTCTTTCTGTCCAAGACTGTATGATTATCACCCAAAATCGATTCCGGCTCCTTATAACCACAGTAACATTGACAGTGATGAGGTACTGTATTACGTTGACGGCGATTTTATGAGTAGAAACAACATTGAGCAGGGGCACATTACGTTGCATCCGAAAGGAATTCCTCACGGTCCGGCACCGGGTGCGATGGAAAGAAGTATTGGAAAAACAGAAACCGAAGAACTTGCAGTTATGGTAGATACATTCCGTCCGCTGATGGTAACCGAAGAAGCAATGGGATTGGACGACGGGCAATACTATAAGTCCTGGGTAGAATAA